In the Streptomyces cinnamoneus genome, ACTCTCCGCACCTGCCACACGAAACCTCTGTCACGGCGACCGTCCGCAGCGTAACTTAACGGGGGAGAGCCCAGACAGCCTTGCCACGCACGCACCCGTCGCTCAGCACCGCCTTAGGGATTCGCCGTGACCGTCCACCCCAGCCTTCAGCCCGCCATCGACGCCTGGACCCATTCCGTCGAAGCCGTCAGCGACTTGGTGAGACCCCTCGCCGAGAGCGACTGGAACCGGGCCACCGAGTGCCCGGGGTGGTCGGTGCGCGACGTGGTGTCGCACATCATCGGCGTCGAGTGCGAAATGCTGGGCGAGCCACGGCCGATCCACACGCTGCCGCGCGATCTACGCCACGTCACCGACGAGTTCTCGCGCTACATCGAGGTGCAGGTCGACGTGCGGCGCTGCCACACGGCCCCGGAGATGACCTCCGAGCTGGAGTACACGATCATCCGGCGGTGCCGTCAGCTGCGCAACGAGACGCGTCCGCCCCAGGCGACGGTCCGCTGGCCGCTGGGCACCGCCAACGAACAGACGCTCGAACGGACGCTCGCCCTGCGGGCCTTCGACGTGTGGACCCACGAGCAGGACCTGCGCCGGGCCCTGGGCGTGCCGGGCAACCTCGACTCGCCCGCCGCCGTGATCAGCCGGGACTTCCTGCTGCGGGCGCTGCCGAAGCTGGTCGCCGAGGACGCCGGGGCGCGGCCGGGGTCGACGGTGGTCTTCGACGTGCACGGGCCGCTGGAGTTCCTGCGGACCGTACGGGTCGGGCCGCAGGGCAAGGCCACGATCGACGGCAGCGTCTCGCTGGGGCCGTCGGTGACGTTCGCCCTGGACTGGGAGACCTACGCGCGGCTGGCCTGCGGCCGGGTGCGGCCGGAGGCCGTGGCGGACCGGGTCAAGATCGACGGGGACCGGGAGCTGGCGGGCGCGGTGCTGCGCGAGTTCGCCGTCACCCCTTGAGGGCCCGGGTGTTGTCGTGTCGTCAGGTCGAGCGCACCGGCACGTGCACGGTCTCCACCCGTGACGCCACGACGCGTTCCCGCTCCCGCTGCTCGGCCCGGCCCCGCAGTCGCAGGATCTGCGACAGCCCGAGCGCCTGGACGACGAACACGAAGGCGAAGGCGGCGCGGAAGTTCCCGCCGGTGGAGTCCAGCAGGACGCCAACGGCGAGCAGCGTGGTCATGGAGGCCACGAAGCCGCCCATGTTGACGATGCCGGAGGCGGTGCCCTGCCGCTCGGGCGGGTTGGCGGGGCGGGCGAAGTCGAATCCGATCATCGACGCCGGGCCGCAGGCCCCGAGCACCACGCACAGCGCGACCAGCAGGGCCATGGGGGCGTGGTCGCCGGGCCAGCCGACGGCCGCCGCCCACAGCAGAGCCGTCGCCCCGAGCGTGCCGAGCACGAGCGGCAGCCGTGCCGCGTGGTGGCGGCCGACGATCTGCCCGTAGACCAGGCCGACGGCCATGTTGACCAGCACGACGAGTGTCAGCAGGGAACCCGCCGTGCCGCGCGCGAGGCCCTGGGCCTCCACCAGGAACGGCATGCCCCACAGCAGCAGGAACACCATGGCCGGGAACTGGGTGGTGAAGTGCGCCCACAGTCCCAGCCGGGTGCCGGGCTCGCGCCAGGACCGGGCGATCTGCTGCCGCACGGACCCCTTTCCGGGGCGGGGGCCCGGGGCCGGTTCCATGCCCTCGGGGTGGTCCTTGAGGAAGAGCAGCAGCAGGACGAGGACCAGCGCTCCGGCGCCCGCGCTGCCCGCGAACGTGGCCGTCCAGCCGGCGCCGTGCAGCAGGCGGGAAAGGACGACCGTCGAGACCAGGTTGCCCGCCATCCCGCACAGCGCCGCGACCTGCGCGATCATCGGCCCCGTGCGGGCGGGGAACCAGCGCGCGCCCAGGCGCAGCACGCTGATGAACGTCATGGCGTCACCGCAGCCGAGCAGCGCGCGGCAGGCGAGGGCGACGTCGTAGGAGCGGGCGAGGGCGAAGCCGAGCTGCCCGGCGGTGAACAGGACGGTGCCGAGGACCAGCACCTTCCTGGTGCCCAGCCGGTCGACCATGAGGCCGACGGGTATCTGCATGCCGGCGTAGACCAGCAGCTGGAGTATGGAGAAGGTGGACAGCGCGGAGGCCCCTATGTGGAAGCGTTCGGCGGCGTCGATGCCGGCGACTCCCAGGCTCGTGCGGAAGATGACCGCGACGAAGTAGACGGCGACGCCGGTCCCCCAGACGGCCACGGCCCGGCGTCCGCCGGGAGGGTCGCCGGGCAGGGCCGCTGAGCACGGATTCATCGGATGTCCCCCCGGGCCAGGTTGCGTACCCAACTGACGTGCCGGTCGACGACCTCGACGGCCGCCTCGGCGTCCCCCGCGCGCAGCGCCTGGAGGATGTCGGTGTGCTCGGCGATGTTCTTGGCGATCCGGTCGGGGTGGGCGTGCATGACGGCCACGCCCATGCGCAGCTGGCGGTCGCGCAGCTGCTCGTAGAGGTTCGCCAGGATCTGGTTGCCGGCGCTGCGCACGATCTCGGCGTGGAAGGCGCGGTCGCTGCGCGAGACGGCGGCGAGGTCGCCTGCCTCCGCCTGGCGCCGCATGTCCTCGACGAGCTCCCCGAGCCGGGCGAGCAGCCCGGGCGGCGCGGGCACGGCCTTGGCGGCCGCGTGCTTCTCCACGAGCAGCCGGGTCTCCACCACGTCGGCGATCTCCTGCGCGGACACGGCGAGGACGAGCGCCCCCTTCTTGGGGTACAGCCTGAGCAGCCCCTCCCCCTCCAGCCGCAGCAGCGCCTCGCGGACCGGCGTCCGGGACACCCCGACGGCCTCGGCCAGGTCGCCTTCGGTGAGGAGCGTGCCGCCTTCGTAACGCCGGTGTAGTACGGCGTCCTTGACGTGCGCGTACACGCGCTCGGCGGCGGGGGGTCTGGCGGTGCGGACGGCGGGCGCGGATGGCATGCGCACAGGATAGATACAACAGCGGCGCGCGAGGAGCCCCGGTCCACGATCCGGGACTCCTCGTGAGGGATGGTCAGGACTTGACGGGCGCCAGGACGAGCTCCGGGCAGTTGTCCGGGTCGGTCTCCGGGTAGAGGACCAGGGAGTCGCCGTCACGGCCGACGACGAGTTCGTGCCGGCGAGCCGGGAACGGCGTCCCTTCCGGCCCTTCCACGAAGTCCAGCTTCACCACCATGCCCTTCTTGCCCGGGATGGGCGTCGTCAGCCGCCACTCGCCCGAGCCGTCGAAACGCGCCCTGCGCTTCAGTGGTGAGGAGCCTTCATAGGGCCAGTCCGTTACGGAGAACGCCCCGTCGTGCCGCCCGTCCGGCCCGTGCCGCAGCCGCATCCGCATCCCGTGCGGCCCCTCGTAGACCTGCGCGAGCTCTGACGCGGAGACCTCGTCGGCCGGCCGGGGGCAGCCGTGCGGATCAGCCGTCGCCCATACACAGACACCGGTCACCAGGATGGCCAGCACGACCATGAGGCAACCGGAGGACAGGGCTCGGGGCACCGTGCCGAACAGCCGTTGGGCCGGGGTCCGGGAATTCTTGCTCTTATTTGCCATGAGGGGGGATCTTCTCGGTCCAGACGACGTTCTGGCTCACGTTTCCGCCGGGGCCCGAGTCGGAGTTGAACGCTTCGAGCCAGTCCCCATACCCGACGTAGTGCATCAGCGACGCCTTGCTCGTCGTGTTGCTGATCGAGTACTGCACGATGACCGACCCGTCGCTGTCGGTGCCCTTGACCTCGTAATCGAGGTTGTACGACCCCATGAACGCCTCGCCCAGCTTGGCCTCGTCACCGGTGACGATGGCCGGGAGGTCCTCCGAGACGAGCCGCCACTTGGATCCCCAGAAGCCCTTGTCGGCGAGCTTGAAGGGGATGCTGCCGGTACCCTCGCCCTTCTCCCGCCAGTTCTTCAGGGTCTCTTCACGAACGTGGTTCATGTTCGCGCTGGTGCTGATGAGTTCCGTCAGCTTGTCGCCGGTGGTGAAGGTCCGGTTCTTATCGCCCTGGCCCGTCGCCCAGTCCCAGCCGAGGCTGTACGGGCTCTCGCCGTGCCGCTGGGGGGTGGGGTCCTCGCCGGCGAGCGCCAGCCCGAGCTGGTTGTACCGCTCGATGCCCAGCGTGCCCGTGTGGTTGATGTCGGTCAGCTGCGGTTTGGCGTTGAACCAGGTGTCGACGCCCACGTCGGCCATCAGGCTCATCGACAGGTTCTGGTCCGTCACGACGGCGCGGCGGAGGATCTCGATGATCTCGTCCTGCGCGTGGTCGACGTCCTTCTGGGTGTCGGCGTGGATCGTCCCGGTGTAGGAGACCTTGCCCTCGTGGCTCACGGAGAAGCCCGTCTTCTGCTTGATGCGGTCCACCGCGTCCTTGAGCTCGCGCTGCACCGCCTTGAGCTCGCCCGCACCGTCCTTGACCACCTTCGCCACGGATTCCGCGACCTTGGCGGCCGACTCCACCTGGCGCTGCATGTCGTCGATCTGGGTCCAGGCGTACGGGGCTGCCGCCCCCTCCCAGTAGCCCTTGTCGCGCAGCGGCTTCAGCACCTCGTCGAGGATGCGGCCCGGGAGACCGTTGATCTTCCCGTGGACCTCTTCCCACTTGCCGCCCAGCGTCTCCAGACCGGAGAAGTCGGCCTTCATCAGCTCTTCGTAGAAAGACGGCATCAGTGGTCCTGCCCGGAGCTCTTGAAGTAGTCCTTCACACCGAGGTTGGTCCGGTGGTAGTCGTTGGCGGCGAGCCGCAGGCTCTGCGCGATGTTGTCGAGCCAGGCCGCCACGGTGCCCGCCTGCTCTTCCCAGTAGTGGTGCATGGTCTCCAGCGCCGTCTTCGAGGCCATTCCGTCGAGGCCCTTGGCCGCGGCCCTGGTCGGCTCGTCGAGGGAGGCGGCCGGCTGGGCGAAGGCCGTGCGTATCTCGCCGGCCTTTCCGGCCGCCCCGGTGAGCACCTTGGGTTCGATCTTCAGGTCCGGTTTGACCGGCCCGTTGAGCCCCGGATAGGGAGTGATCAGCGGCGACCGGCTCGTCGGGTCGTAGAGGTTCGGTATGAACTTGCTGAGCGTGCTCCCGGGTGCCGGGGCGAATCCCTCCTGGCCCGGCCCCGCCGGCAAAAACACCGGTTTGGGCAGTTCGTGCTGCCCGTGAGCGTCCTTTTCCCCCATGGTTCCTCTTCCCTCGTGGTGCGCCTCGCCGAGGCCGCTGACCGGGCGAGGTTACCCAGGGACACCCGCCCACCCGTCCATGGGGGTGATGAAGACGAACCGCAGGTCCTGGCGCTGTATGGGCAGCAGGACGTGGCTGGTCACCCGGGTCTCCACGTTCCCGTGGTACGGCAGGCGCAGCCGGAACACGTGCCCGTCGCGGTGCTCGACCACGTCGTGTTCCTCGGCCCATATGCGGCGGCAGTCCGCGTCCGCTTCGAGGATCTCCTGGAGCAGGGCGCGCAGTTCGTCGTTGGCCGGGTCGCTGTTGGTGGCGACGCGGAGCATGGCCAGGTAGACGCGGGCGCAGCTGTCCTCCCAGTCGAGCATCTGCTCGCGGGCCTCGGGGTGCAGCAGGGCCCAGCGCATGAGGTTGGGCTTCGGGCGCAGGACCCAGGGGAACCACTCGCCCATCAGCGGGTTGGCCGCGATGACGTTCCAGGCCGTGTCCGAGAGGTAGGCGGGGTAGGTGACCTGCTGTTCGAGCAGGGCCTTGACGCCCTGCGGCAAGTCGCGCTGCTCGCGGCCCGGTTCCGGGGGTCTTCGGCCGCAGACGGCCAGGAAGAGGGTGAGCGTCTCGGCGTCGCTCAGCCGCAGGGCGCCCGCGACCCTCAGCAGAAAGCTTTCTGAGAAGTCCTGGCGCCGGCCCGCCTCCAGGGCCCGGTACCAGCCTTCGCTGACGCCCGTCATCCGGGCGACATGCGCCTGGGAGAGACGCCTGCCGGGCCGGGGGAAGACCCCCCGCAGCTCGGGGAGGTTCTTGGCGTCGACACGCGCCCGCCAGGCGCGGAGCAGGCGGCTGATGGATTCGCCGTCGAGGCGGTCCACGCGGTCCACGCGGCCTCCAATTCCGACACTGCAAGTGTCGGTCAATCTTAAGTAAATTGCGCAGCACGGGCCATTCCACACCCTGACCCGGGTGGAGGGCCCGTAGGCCGCTCTCATCACGGCCAGAGGGCCCGGACAGCCGCTCTCTCCTCGCTGGAGGGGGGTGAGGAGGGAGTCGTCCGGGCCCTCTGTCCTGCCGGTGTCCCACCGGTGCCCCACCGGCCCGGGGTGCGAGGCCCCCGGGCCGTCGGCGACCGGACCCGGGCGATCAGCCCCAGGTGATCAGCCGCTGGGGGTTCTCCAGCACGGCGGCGATGTCGGCCAGGACCCTGGAGCCCAGCTCGCCGTCGACGAGGCGGTGGTCGAAGGACAGCGCCAGGGTGGTGACGTGGCGCGGCTTGACCTTGCCCTTGTGGACCCACGGCTGGAGCTTGACCGCGCCGAAGGCGAGGATCGCGGACTCACCGGGGTTGAGGATGGGCGTACCGGTGTCGACGCCGAAGACGCCGACGTTGGTGATCGTGACCGTGCCGCCGGACATGTCGGCGGGGCTGGTCTTCCCCTCGCGCGCGGTCGCGACCAGGTCGCCCAGCGCCCGCGACAGCTCGGGGAGCGTCTTGGCCTGGGCCTCCTTGATGTTCGGCACGATCAGTCCGCGCGGGGTGGCGGCGGCGATGCCCAGGTTCACGTAGTCCTTGCGGACGATCTCCTGGTTCTCCTCGTCCCAGGAGGCGTTGACGTCCGGGTTCCGCCTGATCGCCACGAGCAGGGCCTTGGCGACCAGCAGCAGCGGGTTGACGCGCAGACCCGCCATGTCGGGGTCGTCCTTGAGCTTCTGCACGAGCTTCATCGTGCGCGTCACGTCGACGGTGACGAACTCCGTGACGTGCGGCGCGGTGAAGGCGCTGGCCACCATGGCCTGGGCGGTGGCCTTGCGGACGCCCTTGATGGGGATGCGGGTCTCGCGGGCGGCGGCCGGGGCGGCCGGCACGGCCACGGGCTGCTCCTGCGGCGCGGGCTGCGCCACCGGCGCGGGCGCGGCGGCCGCGTGCACGTCCTCACGGGTGATCACGCCACCGTCTCCGGTGGGGGTGATCACCGCCAGGTCCACGCCGAGGTCCCTGGCGAGCTTGCGCACGGGCGGCTTGGCCAGCGGCCGGGCGGCGCCGGCCGGGGCCGCCGCGGGCGGCGGGACCGCGGGGGCGGCCGGCGCCGGGACCTGCGCCACGTGCCCGTTCAGCTCGGCCTGCACGGCGGCCGCCACCGACGACCGGTCGGCGTCCGGGCGGGCCTTGCGCGGCCGGCGCTTCGTCGAGGACGGCGCGGCGCCGTAGCCGACGAGCACGGCCTGGCGGCCCTGCTGCTCCGGCTCGGCCTCCGCCGCGAGGGCGGACGCGGCGCTCTTCTCCGCGTGGGCCGCGGTCGAGGCCGGGGCCTCCTCCGCGGGCCCCGCGCCGGGCTGGGTGTCCACCGAGATGATCACCTGGCCGACGTCCACGGTCGTGCCCTCGGGGAAGCGCAGCTCGTGCACAACGCCGTCGAAGGGGATCGGCAGCTCGACGGCCGCCTTGGCGGTCTCGACCTCGCAGACCACCTGCCCGTCGGAGACGGTGTCGCCGACGTTCACGTACCACTTGAGGATCTCGGCCTCGGTGAGCCCCTCGCCCACGTCGGGCATCTTGAACTCGCGGAACCGCTGGCCGGGGTTGGCGGTGCTTGTCATCGTCACGACTCTCCCTTGAGCCCTAGTACGCCAGCGCGCGGTCGACGGAGTCGAGCACCCGGTCCAGGCCGGGCAGGTACTCGTCCTCCAGCCGGGACGGCGGGTAGGGCGCGTGGTAGCCGCCGACCCGCAGGACGGGGGCCTCCAGGTGGTAGAAGCAGCGCTCGGTGATCCGGGCGGCGATCTCGGCGCCGGAGCCGAAGAAGACGGGTGCCTCGTGGACGACGACCAGGCGGCCGGTCTTCTCGACGGACCGCTGGATCGCGTCGAAGTCGATGGGCGAGATCGAGCGGAGGTCCAGGACCTCCAGCGACTTGCCCTCCTCCTCGGCGGCCGCGGCGGCCTCCAGGCAGGTCTTGACCATCGGGCCGTAGGCGACCAGCGTCAGGTCGGTGCCCTCGCGGACGGTGCGGGCGGTGTGCAGCGGCCCGGGGATCGCGGCGGTGTCGACCTCGGCGCGGTCGTGGTAGCGCCGCTTGGGCTCGAAGTAGATCACCGGGTCGTCGCTCTGGATGGCCTGCTGGAGCATCCAGTAGGCGTCCGAGGCGTTCGCCGGGGAGACCACCTTCAGGCCCGCCACGTGCGCGAACAGGGCCTCGGGCGACTCGCTGTGGTGCTCGACCGCACCGATCGCACCGCCGTAGGGGATGCGGATGACGACCGGCAGCTTGATCTTGCCGAGCGCGCGGGCGTGCATCTTGGCCAGCTGGGTGACGATCTGGTCGTACGCCGGGAAGACAAAACCGTCGAACTGGATCTCCACGACCGGGCGGTAGCCGCGCAGGGCCATGCCGATGGCGGTGCCGACGATGCCGGACTCGGCCAGCGGGGTGTCGATGACCCGCTCCTCGCCGAAGTCCTTCTGGAGGCCGTCGGTGACGCGGAAGACGCCGCCGAGCTTGCCGACGTCCTCACCCATGACCAGGACCTTGGGGTCGGTCTCCAGGGCGGTGCGCAGGGAGGCGTTGATCGCCTTGGCGATCGTGAGCTTCTCGATGCTCATGTCAGTTGTTCTCCTCGTCCGCGAACGACGCCTGATAGGCCAGGAACTGGGCGCGCTCCTCGTCGACCAGCGCGTGGCCGTCGGCGTAGGCGTGCTCGAACATCGCCAGGTCCTCGGGGTCCGGCATGCTGCGCACGGTGTCCCGCACCCGCTTGGCCAGGGCGTCGCTCTCCGCCTCCAGGGACGCGAAGAACGCCTCGTCCGCGAGGCCCTCCTTCTCCAGCAGGGCGCGCAGGCGCAGGATCGGGTCCTTGGCCTCCCACAGCTCCCGCTCCTCGTCGCCGCGGTAGCGCGTCGGGTCGTCGGAGGTGGTGTGGGCGCCCATGCGGTACGTGAACGCCTCGACCAGCGTGGGGCCCTCGCCGGTGCGGGCGCGGTCCAGCGAGGCCTTGGTCACGGCCAGCACGGCCAGGACGTCGTTGCCGTCGACCCGCACGCCGGGGAAGCCGTAGCCCTGGGCGCGCTGGTAGAGCGGGACGCGGGTCTGGCGCTCGGTGGGCTCGGAGATCGCCCACTGGTTGTTCTGGCAGAAGAACACGACCGGGGCGTTGTAGACGGCCGCGAAGGTGAAGGCCTCCGCCACGTCGCCCTGGCTGGAGGCGCCGTCGCCGAAGTAGGCGATGACGGCGGAGTCCGCGCCGTCCTTGGCCACGCCCATCGCGTAGCCGGTGGCGTGCAGCGCCTGCGAGCCGATGACGATCGTGTAGAGGTGGAAGTTGTTCTCGTTGGGGTCCCAGCCACCGTTGTTCACGCCGCGGAACATCCCCAGCAGGTTCGTGGGGTCGACCCCGCGACACCAGGCGACGCCGTGCTCGCGGTAGGTCGGGAAGACGTAGTCGTCGTCGCGGGTGGCCCGGCCCGAGCCGATCTGGGCGGCCTCCTGGCCCAGCAGGGAGGCCCACAGACCCAGTTCGCCCTGGCGCTGGAGCGTCGTCGCCTCGCCGTCGAAGCGGCGGGTCAGGACCATGTCCCGGTACAGGCCCCGCAGTTCCTCGGGCGACAGGTCGATGGAGTAGTCCGGGTGCTCGACCCGTTCGCCTTCCGGCGTCAGCAGCTGGACGAGTTCGGGCTCGCCGGCGGCCTTCTTGGCGCCGGCGCGCTTGCTGCTGCGTCGCGGCTTGCGCGCGGCAGTGCTGTCCACGGTCACGTGTGCTCCTCCGTCTGTCCGGCCCCCGGGGTCGCCGGCGGCCAGAGGGGGTCCCTCCGCCGTGAGGCGAAGAGAGGCTCGCCCGATCCCCGACGGCACACGGGGTGGGTGTGCCGAGGCCGGAACCGGGCGTGACAGGTGCCCCGGCGAATGGCCTGCAATAAGCACGTTACCCAGTACCTGGCATTCCTGCGAAACCCCGCCTGACCTGCGATTTTGCTTGGATTTCCAAGTAAATCGCGAAAGCCGGGCCAATGCGGGAGCCAATCCACTGGTCAGGGCCTTGTGGCCCGCCGGAACGGGGGCACGTTATCTCGGAGGACAAGAGCAGGGGAAGAGTCGATGTGTGAGACTGGCGTCGTGCGCGTACAAGGAAAAATCACGGTATTTCTGCTTGACGACCACGAGGTGGTGCGCCGCGGCGTCCACGAGTTGCTCTCCGGCGAGGAGGACATCGAGGTCGTGGGAGAGGCCGGAACCACCGCCGACGCGTTGGTGCGCATTCCCGCCACACGGCCGGATGTCGCCGTACTGGACGTTCGCCTTCCGGATGGCAGCGGGGTCGAAGTATGCCGTGAGATCCGTTCGCAGGACGAAAACATCAAATGCCTGATGCTCACCTCGTACGCCGATGACGAAGCCCTCTTCGACGCCATCATGGCGGGCGCCTCGGGCTATGTCCTGAAGGCCATTCGCGGCAACGAGCTGCTCTCCGCCGTGCGGGACGTCGCGGCCGGGAAATCGCTGCTCGACCCGGTGGCGACCGCGCGGGTGCTGGAGCGGCTGCGCGACGGAAAAGGTGCCCGGGGCGACGACCGGATGGCGTCGCTGACCGAGCAGGAACGCCGCATCCTCGACCTGATCGGCGAGGGCCTGACCAACCGCGCCATCGGCGAGCGGCTGCACCTCGCCGAGAAGACCATCAAGAACTACGTCTCCAGCCTGCTCTCCAAACTCGGCATGGAGCGGCGCTCGCAGGCCGCCGCCTATGTGGCCCGCCGGCAGGCCGAGAAGCGCCAGGGGGCCGGGGAGCGGCACTGAAAGCCGGGCACCGCCAGGGGCGAACGTCCCCTCTCATCGGGGGCGGGTGCCCCTAGGTGTTCACGCGACGGCAGTGCATTGTGGTGCGCATGCAACCCGCGGTGTCCCCACCCTCCGCGTCGCCCGCCGCGGCGCGCGACGAACGCCGAGCGCTCGAGCTCCTCTCCGGCACGCCCTACGGCCGGATATCCGTGAGCATGCGCGCGCTCCCCTTCGTCACCGTCGCCCGGCACGTCGTGGCCGACGGGAAGGTGCTGCTGCGGCTGCACGGCGGCTTCGGCTACGCCCGGGCCTGCGACGGCAGCGTGGTGGCGTACGGCGCGGACAACCTCGCGGAGCGCGAGGAGGGCGACGAGTCCGTGTGGACCGTGCAGTTCGTCGGCACGGCGCGCGTCTTCCGCCCGGACGCCGCACAGCTGGAACTCTTCGGACGCGCCCCGCGCTCGGCGGACGCCGCGCCCTTCGTTCCCGAATACCTGTGCATAGAACCTCAGTTCATCACTCTGCACCACCTCGAAGGCGTACCCGCACGACGGGCCGCACACGCTGCGTGATCTAACATTTGGGGCGTGCCGCGCTCACTTGTCACCCACGCCCCACCGGACAGCGGCACCCTGCGCACGCTCCTCGGCCGCTATGACCGCGCCGGCGAGCCCGTGGCCTGCGAAACGCTGACCGAGGGGCTCCTCAACCGCGGCTACCGCCTCTCCACCACCCGTGGCCGCTTCTTCCTCAAGCACCACCTCGACGGCGACCGCGACGCCATCGCCCGCCAGCACGAGGTCACCCGCCGGCTGGGCGCCCTGGGCCTGCCCGTCGCCCCGCCCGTCGCGGACGCGGACGGCAACACCGTCACCGTCCTGGGCGGCCGCTGCTACGCGCTCCACCCGTGGATCGACGGCCGGCACCGGGACGGCGGCGAGCTGACCGCGGCCCAGTCCCGTCGCCTCGGCGCGCTACTGGGCCATGTGCACACCTGCCTGGAACAGGTCATGGAGGGCCCCGAGGGGGCTGTGCCGGGCCCCGGACAGGCCCCGGACGCGGCCGCCGACCCCGAGGACACCTTCGCCCTGATCGAGGAGCTGCTGAGCCTCGTGCGCGACCGGCCCCGGGACTCCTTCGACGAGCTGGCCGAGCACCGCCTCGTCGAGCGCCGCGCGCTGCTGGAGCGGCACGCCCACCGCCGCCCGCCCGCCGCCGCCATCCCGGCGCGGGGCTGGGTGCACGGCGACTTCCACCCGCTCAACCTGCTCTACCGGGGCGCCGAGCCCGCCGCGATCGTCGACTGGGACCGGCTGGGCGTGCAGCCCCGCGCGGAGGAGGCCGTACGAGCCGCGGTGATCTTCTTCCTGCGCCCCGACGGCACCCTGGACCTGGCGAAGATACGGCCGTACGCCCGCGCCTACCGCCGGGCGACCGGCGCGGACGCGGCGGAGCTCGCGGCGGCCTGCCACCGGGTGTGGTGGGAGCGGCTCAACGACTTCTGGATGCTGCGCTGGCGCTACCAGCTGGGCGACCACCGCGCCGACCCCGGCTTCCCGGCGTCGGCGGCGCTGTCGGTGTGGTGGACGGGCGCCTACGAGGCCGTGCGCGACGCCTTCACCGGCTGAGGTGCGGCGGCTGCCCCGCGCCGGAGAACGCCGAAGGCCCGCACGGGGCGGGCCTTCGTCCGTCGTCGGTGGTCAGCCGGTGGAACCCATGACGGTGTTGCCCCCCGCGGCAGCGCCGGGGCTGGCGGGCGGCGGGGACTGCGGCTTCGGGTCGTCCGAGGGCTTGCTCGTCGGATCCGTGCTGGGCTTGGGCGGTCCGGACGCCTCGCCCGACGGGCCCTGGGACGGCTGCTTCGTGTGCCGCCTGGTCGACTCGTCGCTCGGCTCGCGCGTCTGCCAGCCCGTGTCGTCCCGATCGCTGGTGTCGTCGTCCCCGGCGCCGGGGCGGGCCGTGGCGGACCCGTTGTGCTTGCTGGAGGGCGACTTGCTGGTGCTCGGCGTGGGGCTGCTGGGGCTGCTGCTCTGCTTGTCCGGCTTGGGGTTCGTGCCCTTGCTGCTGGTGTTGTCCGGCTTGAGGAGGAAGAACGCGCCGACCGCGACCGCGACCACCGCGAGCACGGCCACGAGCCACAGCTTGTTCTTTCCGGCGCCGCCCGCACCGCGGCCGCCGCCGTTGTAGCCGTCGAAGCCGCCGTCGTCGCCCCGGCGGGGCGGCAGGAGCGGCTGCTGCGAGGTGTTGCCGTGCGGGTGCGGCATGGCCGTGGTGGCCCCCGCGCCCATGGCGCCCATGACCTGGGTGGCCGCCGCGGCGTGCTCGATCGGGCCGGTGTCCCAGGCGCCCGTGTGGCTGCCCGCCTCGTGCAGCATCTGGAGGGCGTACTGGACCAGCCCGCGCATCTCCTCGGCGCTCTGGAACCGGTCGTCCGGGTCCTTGGCGAGGGAGCGCATGACGAGCCCGTCCAGCTCCGGCGGCACCGAGCCCTGCACCTGCGACGGCGGCACGGGGATGTCCTGGACGTGCTGGTAGACCACCGACAGCGGGGTCTCGCCGGTGAACGGCGGACGCAGCGCCAGCAGTTCGTACAGCAGGCAGCCGGTGGCGTAGAGGTCCGAGCGGGCGTCGACGGTCTTGCCGAGGGCCTGCTCGGGCGAGAGGTACTGGGGCGTGCCCATGACCATGCCGGTCTGGGTCATGGTGGACGCCGCGCCGTGCAGGGCGCGGGCGATGCCGAAGTCCATGACCTTGACCGCGCCCGTGTTCGTGAT is a window encoding:
- a CDS encoding maleylpyruvate isomerase family mycothiol-dependent enzyme produces the protein MTVHPSLQPAIDAWTHSVEAVSDLVRPLAESDWNRATECPGWSVRDVVSHIIGVECEMLGEPRPIHTLPRDLRHVTDEFSRYIEVQVDVRRCHTAPEMTSELEYTIIRRCRQLRNETRPPQATVRWPLGTANEQTLERTLALRAFDVWTHEQDLRRALGVPGNLDSPAAVISRDFLLRALPKLVAEDAGARPGSTVVFDVHGPLEFLRTVRVGPQGKATIDGSVSLGPSVTFALDWETYARLACGRVRPEAVADRVKIDGDRELAGAVLREFAVTP
- a CDS encoding MFS transporter, whose product is MNPCSAALPGDPPGGRRAVAVWGTGVAVYFVAVIFRTSLGVAGIDAAERFHIGASALSTFSILQLLVYAGMQIPVGLMVDRLGTRKVLVLGTVLFTAGQLGFALARSYDVALACRALLGCGDAMTFISVLRLGARWFPARTGPMIAQVAALCGMAGNLVSTVVLSRLLHGAGWTATFAGSAGAGALVLVLLLLFLKDHPEGMEPAPGPRPGKGSVRQQIARSWREPGTRLGLWAHFTTQFPAMVFLLLWGMPFLVEAQGLARGTAGSLLTLVVLVNMAVGLVYGQIVGRHHAARLPLVLGTLGATALLWAAAVGWPGDHAPMALLVALCVVLGACGPASMIGFDFARPANPPERQGTASGIVNMGGFVASMTTLLAVGVLLDSTGGNFRAAFAFVFVVQALGLSQILRLRGRAEQRERERVVASRVETVHVPVRST
- a CDS encoding GntR family transcriptional regulator, encoding MPSAPAVRTARPPAAERVYAHVKDAVLHRRYEGGTLLTEGDLAEAVGVSRTPVREALLRLEGEGLLRLYPKKGALVLAVSAQEIADVVETRLLVEKHAAAKAVPAPPGLLARLGELVEDMRRQAEAGDLAAVSRSDRAFHAEIVRSAGNQILANLYEQLRDRQLRMGVAVMHAHPDRIAKNIAEHTDILQALRAGDAEAAVEVVDRHVSWVRNLARGDIR
- a CDS encoding helix-turn-helix transcriptional regulator, producing MDRVDRLDGESISRLLRAWRARVDAKNLPELRGVFPRPGRRLSQAHVARMTGVSEGWYRALEAGRRQDFSESFLLRVAGALRLSDAETLTLFLAVCGRRPPEPGREQRDLPQGVKALLEQQVTYPAYLSDTAWNVIAANPLMGEWFPWVLRPKPNLMRWALLHPEAREQMLDWEDSCARVYLAMLRVATNSDPANDELRALLQEILEADADCRRIWAEEHDVVEHRDGHVFRLRLPYHGNVETRVTSHVLLPIQRQDLRFVFITPMDGWAGVPG
- a CDS encoding dihydrolipoamide acetyltransferase family protein codes for the protein MTSTANPGQRFREFKMPDVGEGLTEAEILKWYVNVGDTVSDGQVVCEVETAKAAVELPIPFDGVVHELRFPEGTTVDVGQVIISVDTQPGAGPAEEAPASTAAHAEKSAASALAAEAEPEQQGRQAVLVGYGAAPSSTKRRPRKARPDADRSSVAAAVQAELNGHVAQVPAPAAPAVPPPAAAPAGAARPLAKPPVRKLARDLGVDLAVITPTGDGGVITREDVHAAAAPAPVAQPAPQEQPVAVPAAPAAARETRIPIKGVRKATAQAMVASAFTAPHVTEFVTVDVTRTMKLVQKLKDDPDMAGLRVNPLLLVAKALLVAIRRNPDVNASWDEENQEIVRKDYVNLGIAAATPRGLIVPNIKEAQAKTLPELSRALGDLVATAREGKTSPADMSGGTVTITNVGVFGVDTGTPILNPGESAILAFGAVKLQPWVHKGKVKPRHVTTLALSFDHRLVDGELGSRVLADIAAVLENPQRLITWG
- a CDS encoding alpha-ketoacid dehydrogenase subunit beta, which encodes MSIEKLTIAKAINASLRTALETDPKVLVMGEDVGKLGGVFRVTDGLQKDFGEERVIDTPLAESGIVGTAIGMALRGYRPVVEIQFDGFVFPAYDQIVTQLAKMHARALGKIKLPVVIRIPYGGAIGAVEHHSESPEALFAHVAGLKVVSPANASDAYWMLQQAIQSDDPVIYFEPKRRYHDRAEVDTAAIPGPLHTARTVREGTDLTLVAYGPMVKTCLEAAAAAEEEGKSLEVLDLRSISPIDFDAIQRSVEKTGRLVVVHEAPVFFGSGAEIAARITERCFYHLEAPVLRVGGYHAPYPPSRLEDEYLPGLDRVLDSVDRALAY